Proteins encoded in a region of the Uloborus diversus isolate 005 chromosome 1, Udiv.v.3.1, whole genome shotgun sequence genome:
- the LOC129226361 gene encoding endocuticle structural glycoprotein SgAbd-9-like — translation MKFVVATFLCLIAVVHCEIDYKIEDDGKYSFKYNTEDAGSHQREESSNGDGTVSGSFSYLDANGDLRKTTYTAGKDGFQPSGDIGVDKKTAEKAAELAALAPKAPVEEKTEVKLHSSPFTLPFYALPGLHAPVYTSHHHYPYAIPSPLHHPFSYVHYAHW, via the coding sequence GTTGTAGCTACTTTCCTTTGCCTCATCGCCGTCGTTCACTGCGAGATCGACTACAAAATCGAAGATGACGGAAAGTACAGCTTCAAGTACAACACGGAAGACGCAGGTTCCCACCAGAGAGAAGAATCCTCCAATGGGGATGGAACAGTATCCGGCAGCTTCAGCTACCTGGATGCCAACGGTGACCTGCGTAAAACCACCTACACAGCCGGAAAAGACGGATTCCAACCATCCGGGGACATCGGGGTAGACAAGAAGACTGCTGAAAAAGCTGCTGAGTTAGCAGCCCTCGCACCCAAAGCACCTGTTGAGGAGAAGACCGAAGTCAAATTGCATTCCTCCCCTTTCACGTTGCCCTTCTATGCCCTGCCAGGACTCCACGCTCCTGTCTATACCTCTCACCATCATTACCCCTATGCCATTCCCTCTCCCTTACATCACCCTTTCAGTTATGTTCACTACGCTCATTGGTAA